From a single Kitasatospora sp. NBC_00458 genomic region:
- a CDS encoding DUF2277 domain-containing protein has product MCRSIKTLRPPVTPDASEEDFRAAALQYVRKVSGFRAPAAHNREAFDRAVDAVTEATARLLAELEVRGGTASPAKATV; this is encoded by the coding sequence ATGTGCCGCAGTATCAAGACGCTGAGACCGCCGGTGACGCCCGATGCCTCGGAGGAGGACTTCCGGGCGGCAGCCCTCCAGTACGTGCGGAAGGTCTCCGGATTCCGGGCCCCCGCCGCGCACAACCGGGAGGCGTTCGACCGGGCCGTGGACGCCGTCACCGAGGCCACCGCCCGGCTGCTGGCCGAGCTGGAGGTCCGCGGCGGCACCGCGAGTCCCGCCAAGGCCACGGTCTAG
- a CDS encoding GNAT family N-acetyltransferase encodes MTSVTTAARWTVEAPGSGDFAAWRELFRGYCEFYRVPASDEKAGLVWSWLSDPAHELDGLVVRDTDGTPVGLAHYRPFVRPLHGAVAGFLDDLFVAPSARGAGAVDALLARLREIAAERGWNTVRWITADDNHRARSKYDQVATRTMFVTYDMPPGDSAAGR; translated from the coding sequence ATGACGTCCGTGACCACCGCCGCCCGCTGGACCGTCGAGGCGCCGGGGAGCGGCGACTTCGCCGCCTGGCGCGAACTGTTCCGCGGGTACTGCGAGTTCTACCGGGTGCCGGCGTCGGACGAGAAGGCCGGGCTGGTCTGGTCGTGGCTCTCCGACCCGGCCCACGAGCTGGACGGCCTGGTGGTCCGCGACACCGACGGCACGCCGGTCGGCCTGGCCCACTACCGCCCCTTCGTCCGGCCCCTGCACGGCGCCGTCGCGGGGTTCCTCGACGACCTCTTCGTCGCCCCGTCCGCCCGGGGCGCCGGAGCGGTCGACGCCCTGCTCGCCCGACTGCGCGAGATCGCCGCCGAACGCGGCTGGAACACCGTCCGCTGGATCACCGCGGACGACAACCACCGGGCCCGCAGCAAGTACGACCAGGTCGCCACGCGCACGATGTTCGTCACCTACGACATGCCTCCGGGCGACTCCGCCGCCGGGCGCTGA
- a CDS encoding DUF6296 family protein, translating into MSSAIRYALTFPGTPGTQAPQDVVVVARTSATGPGGHPVYEDASGIVRAEISDAGEVRMLASGGHQTPHLPVHAEPLP; encoded by the coding sequence ATGAGCTCAGCCATCCGTTACGCACTCACCTTCCCCGGCACCCCCGGTACCCAGGCGCCGCAGGACGTCGTGGTGGTCGCCCGCACCAGCGCGACCGGCCCCGGCGGCCACCCGGTGTACGAGGACGCCAGCGGCATCGTCCGGGCCGAGATCAGCGACGCGGGGGAGGTCCGGATGCTCGCCAGCGGCGGCCACCAGACACCGCACCTCCCGGTCCACGCCGAGCCGCTGCCCTGA
- a CDS encoding MFS transporter, with amino-acid sequence MPLALVALAVTAFAIGTTEFAAMGLLPQVADGLDVSIPQAGWLISAYAVGVVVGAPLLTALAAGRPRKAVLVALAGFFAAGNLLCALAPDFWSLAAARLITGLPHGAFFGAGAVAAAELVAPDRRARAVAVMFSGLTVANIIGVPAATLLGQHLGWRATMLVVVVIGVAGTVAIARLVPHLPSPAQGGLRHELGAFRNGQLWLALATVVFGCGGFFACYSYIAPLLTEVSGYATGSVTLVLALFGVGMTIGNVLGGYAADRALRPTVCVAFLLLAAVLALFAVTARAEWSAALTVVLVGLFGFAIVPAVQTLVMREARSAPTLASATVQGAFNLANAQGAFFGGLALDAGLGWTSPTLVGSGLAASGAVIAVLAWALDRRGRKRVGGPPVAGGAVAGVAVAGGANAGGAIAGGAVTGGAAAGGAVAGAPDPGVAVVPGPAPAGDDVIRVAAGTGR; translated from the coding sequence TTGCCTCTCGCGCTGGTCGCCCTGGCCGTGACCGCCTTCGCCATCGGAACCACCGAGTTCGCCGCCATGGGGCTGCTCCCCCAGGTGGCCGACGGTCTGGACGTCTCCATCCCGCAGGCGGGCTGGCTGATCTCCGCCTACGCCGTCGGCGTGGTGGTCGGCGCCCCGCTGCTCACCGCGCTCGCCGCCGGGCGGCCCCGGAAGGCGGTGCTGGTCGCCCTGGCCGGGTTCTTCGCCGCCGGGAACCTGCTCTGCGCCCTCGCCCCCGACTTCTGGTCACTGGCCGCCGCCCGGCTCATCACCGGACTCCCGCACGGCGCCTTCTTCGGTGCCGGGGCGGTCGCCGCGGCCGAACTGGTCGCCCCGGACCGGCGCGCCCGCGCGGTGGCGGTGATGTTCTCCGGTCTGACCGTGGCCAACATCATCGGCGTCCCGGCGGCGACCCTGCTCGGCCAGCACCTGGGGTGGCGGGCGACGATGCTGGTGGTGGTCGTGATCGGGGTGGCCGGCACGGTGGCGATCGCGCGGCTGGTCCCGCACCTGCCCTCCCCCGCCCAGGGCGGGCTCCGGCACGAACTGGGTGCGTTCCGCAACGGGCAGCTCTGGCTGGCGCTGGCCACCGTGGTGTTCGGCTGCGGCGGGTTCTTCGCCTGCTACAGCTACATCGCCCCGCTGCTCACCGAGGTCTCCGGCTACGCGACCGGGTCGGTGACGCTGGTGCTGGCACTGTTCGGGGTGGGGATGACGATCGGCAACGTGCTCGGCGGGTACGCGGCCGACCGGGCGCTGCGGCCGACGGTCTGCGTCGCGTTCCTGCTGCTGGCCGCCGTACTGGCGCTGTTCGCGGTGACCGCGCGGGCCGAGTGGTCGGCGGCGCTGACGGTGGTGCTGGTCGGGCTGTTCGGCTTCGCGATCGTGCCGGCCGTGCAGACCCTCGTCATGCGGGAGGCCCGCAGCGCGCCCACGCTGGCCTCGGCGACCGTGCAGGGCGCGTTCAACCTGGCCAACGCCCAGGGTGCGTTCTTCGGCGGGCTCGCCCTGGACGCCGGGCTCGGCTGGACCTCGCCGACCCTGGTCGGATCCGGGCTGGCGGCGTCCGGTGCGGTGATCGCGGTACTCGCCTGGGCCCTCGACCGGCGGGGGAGGAAACGGGTGGGCGGCCCGCCGGTCGCGGGCGGGGCGGTCGCGGGTGTGGCGGTCGCCGGTGGGGCGAACGCCGGTGGGGCGATCGCGGGTGGGGCGGTCACAGGCGGGGCTGCCGCGGGCGGGGCGGTCGCCGGTGCACCGGACCCCGGTGTCGCGGTCGTTCCCGGGCCGGCACCCGCGGGCGACGACGTGATTCGCGTGGCGGCCGGCACCGGCCGCTGA
- a CDS encoding ferredoxin — MQVSVDPDRCCSSGQCVMTVPGFFEQDDEDGLVRIRPTAPEPAQYADVRLAAELCPGGAITVTEGAEPVGHAGHGPAR, encoded by the coding sequence ATGCAGGTGAGCGTCGATCCGGACCGTTGCTGCAGCTCCGGCCAGTGCGTCATGACCGTGCCGGGGTTCTTCGAACAGGACGACGAGGACGGCCTCGTGAGGATCCGTCCGACCGCTCCGGAACCGGCGCAGTACGCCGATGTCCGGCTCGCCGCCGAGCTCTGCCCGGGCGGCGCGATCACCGTCACCGAGGGCGCCGAGCCCGTCGGGCACGCCGGGCACGGCCCCGCCAGGTAG
- a CDS encoding sigma-70 family RNA polymerase sigma factor, giving the protein MNVDVQSRTGTTLVLAAQAGDPQAREALVAAWLPLVYNVAGRALNGHADVDDVAQETMIRALDGLDGLRDPEAFRSWLVAITMNQVRRRSTGQQQAAVGGLDETWELADPRADFTDLTILRLGLSGQRREVAEATRWLDADDQELLALWWLEACGDLTRAELAEALDLTPQHAAVRVQRMKKQLEAGRVVVRALTAYPRCPELAELTAGWDGAPDSVWRKRIARHIRSCASCDGLGRDLFPAEGLLAGLALVPVPMDTPTGLALQAATAAANSSAASSGAAAGGAGAGGGSAPGAASPGGTGTPPADPAGGTGGWAEFARRKTVLAGGTAAVLAAATLAMVWPHHPQPGETAPEPTTPAAAPDTPSAAAIPAPPAPEPETPTTAPSPTVVVTLASAPAEPPAPSTPAATPTPSPSRQAGPPPSLERQLVDLVNAERARTGCGPLRIDPKLHAAAQKHAEDMVARGFFDHTSPDGTRADSRLGAAGYRWSQWGENLDRGPTAPAVVFSRWMDGGIHQSNMLDCAFKDVGIGVATGPAGLYWTQDLGAPLG; this is encoded by the coding sequence ATGAACGTTGACGTGCAGAGCAGGACCGGGACGACCCTGGTGCTCGCGGCCCAGGCGGGCGACCCGCAGGCGCGGGAGGCGCTGGTCGCCGCCTGGCTCCCGCTGGTCTACAACGTCGCAGGCCGGGCGCTGAACGGCCATGCCGACGTGGACGACGTCGCGCAGGAGACGATGATCCGGGCCCTCGACGGACTGGACGGGCTGCGCGACCCCGAGGCGTTCCGGTCCTGGCTGGTCGCGATCACCATGAACCAGGTCCGCCGGCGGTCGACCGGTCAGCAGCAGGCAGCCGTCGGCGGCCTCGACGAGACCTGGGAGCTGGCCGACCCCCGCGCGGACTTCACCGACCTGACCATCCTCCGCCTCGGCCTCTCCGGCCAGCGCCGGGAGGTCGCCGAGGCCACCCGCTGGCTGGACGCGGACGACCAGGAACTGCTCGCCCTCTGGTGGCTGGAGGCGTGCGGCGACCTCACCCGCGCCGAACTCGCCGAGGCGCTCGACCTGACGCCCCAGCACGCCGCCGTCCGGGTGCAGCGGATGAAGAAGCAGCTGGAGGCGGGCCGGGTGGTGGTCCGTGCGCTGACCGCCTACCCGCGCTGCCCCGAGCTGGCCGAACTCACCGCCGGGTGGGACGGTGCACCCGACTCCGTCTGGCGCAAGCGGATCGCCCGGCACATCCGGTCCTGCGCCTCCTGCGACGGGCTGGGCCGCGACCTGTTCCCGGCCGAGGGACTGCTGGCCGGGCTGGCGCTGGTGCCCGTGCCGATGGACACGCCGACCGGACTGGCCCTCCAGGCCGCGACCGCCGCGGCCAACTCCTCCGCCGCGTCCTCCGGGGCAGCCGCGGGCGGGGCGGGTGCCGGAGGCGGCTCGGCTCCCGGCGCGGCCTCGCCCGGCGGGACGGGCACGCCTCCGGCCGACCCCGCGGGGGGAACGGGCGGCTGGGCCGAGTTCGCCCGCCGCAAGACCGTCCTGGCGGGCGGGACGGCCGCCGTGCTGGCGGCGGCCACGCTCGCGATGGTCTGGCCCCACCATCCGCAGCCCGGGGAGACCGCACCCGAACCGACCACTCCGGCCGCCGCTCCCGACACCCCGTCGGCCGCCGCGATACCGGCGCCGCCCGCACCCGAGCCCGAGACCCCGACCACGGCCCCGTCACCGACGGTCGTGGTCACCCTCGCGTCCGCGCCCGCCGAGCCGCCCGCACCGAGCACCCCGGCGGCCACCCCGACCCCGAGCCCCAGTCGCCAGGCCGGCCCGCCGCCCAGCCTGGAGCGCCAGTTGGTGGACCTGGTCAACGCCGAGCGCGCCAGGACCGGCTGCGGCCCGCTGCGGATCGACCCGAAGCTGCACGCGGCCGCCCAGAAGCACGCCGAGGACATGGTGGCGCGCGGGTTCTTCGACCACACCAGCCCGGACGGCACCCGTGCCGACTCCCGGCTCGGCGCGGCCGGCTACCGCTGGTCGCAGTGGGGCGAGAACCTCGACCGGGGGCCGACCGCCCCCGCCGTGGTCTTCTCCCGCTGGATGGACGGGGGCATCCACCAGTCGAACATGCTCGACTGCGCCTTCAAGGACGTCGGCATCGGCGTGGCCACCGGACCAGCCGGCCTCTACTGGACCCAGGACCTCGGCGCCCCGCTCGGCTGA
- a CDS encoding cytochrome P450, with product MTSTPTTQAPLLPARHDTRCPFNPPPAYTEAAATGPVSRAELPDGTSCWLVTGYQEVRTVLSDSRFSADVRRPGFPFLTTGQREILAVTPSFVRLDDPEHARLRRMVTGDFLIKRVEARRPAIQRIVDEALDRMTAAGAPADLVTHFALPVPSLVICLLLGVPYADREAFQERSRLLLSIEAGREETARARIELLDYLGELAVRKREHPGDDILSRLAARDDLTPRQIATTGVLLLVAGHETTANMIGLSTAMLLRHPEQAARLADPAALPGAVEELLRLLTIAHAGVPRVALEDVELGDTLVRAGEGVIAMLSTANRDEELFGGGDRLPTDELDLDRDARRHVAFGFGVHQCLGQPLARAELQIALATLFRRLPGLRLAVPESELEFRTEAVIYGPKSLPVAW from the coding sequence TTGACGAGCACACCCACCACCCAGGCCCCGCTGCTCCCGGCCCGGCACGACACCCGCTGCCCGTTCAACCCGCCGCCCGCCTACACCGAGGCGGCGGCCACCGGCCCGGTCAGCCGCGCCGAGCTGCCCGACGGCACCTCCTGCTGGCTGGTCACCGGCTACCAGGAGGTCCGCACGGTCCTCTCCGACAGCCGGTTCAGCGCCGACGTCCGGCGGCCCGGGTTCCCGTTCCTCACCACCGGACAGCGCGAGATCCTCGCCGTCACCCCCTCCTTCGTCCGGCTCGACGACCCCGAGCACGCCCGACTCCGCCGGATGGTCACCGGCGACTTCCTGATCAAGCGGGTGGAGGCGCGGCGCCCCGCCATCCAGCGGATCGTGGACGAGGCGCTCGACCGGATGACCGCCGCGGGCGCGCCCGCCGACCTGGTCACCCACTTCGCGCTGCCGGTGCCCTCCCTGGTGATCTGCCTCCTGCTCGGCGTCCCGTACGCGGACCGGGAGGCGTTCCAGGAGCGCAGCCGGCTGCTGCTCAGCATCGAGGCCGGGCGGGAGGAGACCGCCCGGGCGCGGATCGAGCTGCTCGACTACCTCGGCGAGCTCGCCGTCCGGAAGCGGGAACACCCCGGTGACGACATCCTCAGCCGGCTCGCGGCCCGCGACGACCTGACCCCGCGGCAGATCGCCACGACCGGTGTGCTGCTCCTGGTCGCCGGCCACGAGACCACGGCCAACATGATCGGACTCTCCACCGCCATGCTGCTGCGCCATCCGGAGCAGGCCGCCCGGCTGGCCGACCCGGCGGCCCTCCCCGGAGCGGTGGAGGAGCTGCTGCGGCTGCTCACCATCGCGCACGCCGGCGTACCCCGGGTGGCGTTGGAGGACGTCGAGCTGGGCGACACGCTGGTCCGGGCCGGGGAGGGCGTGATCGCGATGCTGTCCACCGCCAACCGGGACGAGGAGCTGTTCGGCGGCGGGGACCGGCTGCCCACGGACGAGCTGGACCTCGACCGGGACGCGCGACGGCACGTCGCCTTCGGCTTCGGGGTGCACCAGTGCCTGGGCCAGCCGCTGGCCCGGGCGGAGCTGCAGATCGCACTCGCCACGCTGTTCCGGCGGCTGCCGGGGCTGCGGCTCGCGGTGCCGGAGAGCGAGCTGGAGTTCCGCACCGAGGCGGTGATCTACGGACCGAAGTCGCTGCCGGTCGCCTGGTGA
- a CDS encoding M1 family metallopeptidase, with protein sequence MSRYRSVLAAALAAALLALAPPVPAAAEPGAGPGAGTDVGPGTGGGTGDPVFPGLGTTDYDALAYDLAFTYRADTRTVDGTTVLTARALTALRALELDALGLDVRSVRVDGRPAQFREHDEKLTVVPARPVRRGAALRVEVAYTADPRGALPHTGWVVTPDGFAVAGQPDGAHTVFPCNDRPGDKARFAVAVTAPDGLFGVANGLLTATEKHSDGSTTRRYASREPMATELVQVSVGRYTVRESRGPGGIPLRDVVPTERAAALEPALALTPGQLAWVEGHLGRFPFETYGLLPADTDDPAAFDFTGLETQTLTLYKPNFLRQPENLIGSHMVHELVHSWFGNSVTPGAWADLWLNEGHADFYGLMYRYERGWPDSSGFTDLTARMRAVYAKGDQWRRDSGPVAAPTAANLFDSQRYTGGALVLFALRERVGAQVFDRIERAFLERYRNGSATTADFLRTADEVSGQRLSGFLTEWLYGEKTPPMPGHPDWTVDQVDRAALRAADVPQGSGTL encoded by the coding sequence TTGTCCAGGTACCGCTCCGTCCTCGCCGCCGCGCTCGCTGCGGCGCTGCTCGCCCTGGCCCCGCCGGTCCCGGCCGCCGCGGAGCCGGGCGCCGGCCCGGGGGCGGGTACGGACGTGGGCCCCGGCACGGGGGGCGGCACCGGGGACCCGGTGTTCCCCGGGCTCGGCACGACCGACTACGACGCGCTCGCCTACGACCTCGCCTTCACGTACCGGGCCGACACCCGCACCGTGGACGGCACCACCGTGCTGACCGCCCGGGCGCTCACCGCACTGCGCGCCCTGGAGCTGGACGCCCTGGGGCTGGACGTGCGCTCCGTCCGGGTCGACGGCCGGCCCGCGCAGTTCCGGGAGCACGACGAGAAGCTCACCGTGGTGCCCGCCCGGCCGGTGCGGCGCGGCGCCGCGCTGCGGGTGGAGGTCGCGTACACGGCCGACCCGCGCGGCGCGCTGCCGCACACCGGCTGGGTGGTGACGCCCGACGGCTTCGCGGTGGCCGGTCAGCCGGACGGTGCGCACACCGTCTTCCCGTGCAACGACCGCCCGGGCGACAAGGCCCGCTTCGCCGTCGCCGTCACCGCGCCGGACGGGCTGTTCGGGGTGGCCAACGGCCTGCTCACCGCCACCGAGAAGCACTCCGACGGCTCCACCACCCGGCGGTACGCGTCGCGCGAGCCGATGGCGACCGAGCTGGTCCAGGTGTCGGTGGGCCGGTACACGGTGCGCGAGAGCCGCGGACCGGGCGGGATCCCGCTGCGGGACGTCGTCCCCACCGAGCGCGCCGCCGCCCTGGAGCCCGCCCTGGCGCTGACCCCCGGGCAGCTGGCCTGGGTCGAGGGGCACCTCGGCCGCTTCCCCTTCGAGACGTACGGGCTGCTGCCCGCCGACACCGACGACCCGGCGGCGTTCGACTTCACCGGCCTGGAGACCCAGACGCTCACGCTCTACAAGCCGAACTTCCTCCGTCAGCCCGAGAACCTGATCGGCTCGCACATGGTGCACGAGCTGGTGCACTCCTGGTTCGGCAACAGCGTCACCCCGGGCGCCTGGGCCGACCTCTGGCTGAACGAGGGCCACGCCGACTTCTACGGCCTGATGTACCGCTACGAGCGGGGGTGGCCGGACTCCTCCGGCTTCACCGACCTGACGGCCCGGATGCGGGCCGTGTACGCCAAGGGCGACCAGTGGCGCCGCGACTCCGGGCCGGTCGCCGCGCCGACCGCCGCCAACCTGTTCGACAGCCAGCGGTACACGGGCGGCGCGCTGGTGCTGTTCGCCCTGCGGGAGCGGGTCGGCGCCCAGGTCTTCGACCGGATCGAGCGGGCCTTCCTGGAGCGGTACCGGAACGGCAGCGCCACGACCGCCGACTTCCTGCGCACCGCCGACGAGGTCTCGGGGCAGCGGCTGAGCGGGTTCCTGACGGAGTGGCTGTACGGGGAGAAGACGCCGCCGATGCCGGGCCACCCGGACTGGACGGTGGACCAGGTGGATCGCGCCGCCCTGCGGGCCGCCGACGTGCCGCAGGGCTCCGGAACGCTCTGA
- a CDS encoding SigE family RNA polymerase sigma factor → MRDATPDFEEFVAARSPRLLRMAWLLTGDPHLAEDLLQTALAKVWPRWDQISIDRPEAYVRRVLVNSHVSWWRRRWHGELPHDRLPEPPVDADPFEDVVVGQVVAAAVRALPPRQRAAVVLRFFEDLSVEETAEALGCTAGTVKSQTHRALVALRGKLPTRELLMHGGHRDGA, encoded by the coding sequence ATGAGGGACGCGACACCGGACTTCGAGGAGTTCGTCGCCGCCCGCAGCCCACGGCTGCTCCGGATGGCGTGGCTGCTCACGGGCGACCCGCACCTGGCCGAGGACCTGTTGCAGACCGCCCTGGCCAAGGTCTGGCCACGCTGGGACCAGATCTCCATCGACCGGCCCGAGGCGTACGTCCGACGGGTGCTGGTGAACTCGCACGTCTCCTGGTGGCGCCGCCGCTGGCACGGGGAACTGCCGCACGACCGGCTGCCCGAACCGCCGGTCGACGCGGACCCGTTCGAGGACGTGGTGGTCGGCCAGGTGGTGGCCGCCGCGGTCCGGGCACTGCCGCCGCGCCAGCGGGCCGCCGTGGTCCTGCGCTTCTTCGAGGACCTCAGTGTGGAGGAGACCGCCGAGGCGCTGGGCTGCACCGCGGGCACGGTCAAGAGCCAGACGCACCGCGCCCTGGTGGCCCTGCGGGGCAAACTGCCGACCCGCGAGCTGCTGATGCACGGAGGACACCGTGACGGGGCGTGA
- a CDS encoding DUF427 domain-containing protein codes for MTTASWQGAIIAESDDTTVVEGNHYFPADSVRAEYLRPSDTTTVCGWKGTAAYYTLDVGGLTNPDAAWYYSDPKPEAEHVRDRVAFWRGVEITE; via the coding sequence ATGACCACAGCGAGCTGGCAGGGCGCGATCATCGCCGAGAGCGACGACACCACCGTCGTCGAGGGCAACCACTACTTCCCGGCGGACTCGGTCCGCGCGGAGTACCTGCGGCCCTCCGACACCACCACCGTCTGCGGGTGGAAGGGCACCGCCGCCTACTACACCCTGGACGTCGGCGGGCTGACCAACCCCGACGCGGCCTGGTACTACAGCGACCCGAAGCCCGAGGCGGAGCACGTCCGGGACCGGGTGGCGTTCTGGCGCGGCGTCGAGATCACCGAGTAG
- a CDS encoding CAP domain-containing protein, whose protein sequence is MNSEDRTTILPATGRHGGAGGRAARRGAERRRGHGRRGRRRGGLGPMVAVVAAVAGTGVIAALAGAGYAVYRGDEGEDGGDQAVAVAYEPLIAAEAGDQNGIQVPGAGIGDLAAVAAAGSPPAGDPAHAATAAPATGTASATPSASTGTPGQSASAAPSSASGTPRNPTASPTAPSPTKPESPAATTTAAPTTAKPSATSARPTTTAGPGGANAQFAQQVADLVNAQRAQAGCGPLSVDSKLTAAAQVHSEDMANRGFFDHASPEGNHADQRIEAAGYRWSSWGENIARGQKDPAAVMESWMNSPGHRANILNCSFKQIGVGVRTGSGGPWWTQVFASPS, encoded by the coding sequence GTGAACAGCGAAGACCGGACGACCATCCTCCCCGCTACCGGACGCCACGGCGGCGCCGGTGGGCGTGCCGCGCGGCGGGGCGCCGAGCGGCGCCGCGGGCACGGCCGCCGCGGTCGGCGGCGCGGCGGCCTCGGACCGATGGTGGCGGTGGTCGCCGCCGTCGCGGGAACCGGGGTGATAGCCGCCCTGGCCGGTGCCGGGTACGCGGTGTACCGGGGCGACGAAGGCGAGGACGGCGGGGACCAGGCCGTGGCCGTGGCCTACGAGCCGCTGATCGCGGCGGAAGCCGGTGACCAGAACGGCATCCAGGTCCCCGGGGCGGGCATCGGCGACCTGGCCGCCGTCGCGGCGGCGGGCAGCCCGCCCGCCGGCGATCCGGCCCACGCGGCGACCGCGGCCCCGGCCACCGGCACCGCGTCCGCGACGCCCTCCGCCTCCACCGGCACGCCCGGACAGTCGGCCTCGGCCGCGCCGTCCTCGGCCTCCGGCACACCGCGCAACCCCACCGCGAGCCCGACCGCCCCCTCCCCCACGAAGCCGGAGTCCCCGGCCGCCACGACCACCGCCGCCCCCACCACCGCCAAGCCGTCCGCGACCAGCGCCCGGCCGACCACCACCGCCGGTCCGGGCGGGGCGAACGCGCAGTTCGCCCAGCAGGTGGCGGACCTGGTCAACGCCCAGCGCGCCCAAGCCGGCTGCGGCCCGCTCTCCGTCGACTCGAAGCTGACCGCCGCCGCCCAGGTCCACAGCGAGGACATGGCGAACCGCGGCTTCTTCGACCACGCCAGCCCCGAGGGCAACCACGCGGACCAGCGCATCGAGGCGGCCGGCTACCGCTGGAGCAGCTGGGGCGAGAACATCGCGCGCGGCCAGAAGGACCCGGCGGCGGTGATGGAGTCGTGGATGAACAGCCCCGGCCACCGGGCCAACATCCTCAACTGCTCCTTCAAGCAGATCGGGGTGGGCGTCCGGACGGGCTCCGGCGGTCCCTGGTGGACGCAGGTCTTCGCCTCGCCGTCGTGA
- a CDS encoding ATP-dependent DNA ligase — protein MLLRHLALTSRAVAAEPGRRAKTDLLAECLRDLGPEEAPAAVVLLSGESQRLRTGIGPAALRDLPPPAAEPVLGVRQTERILEEIAAVHGAGAQAGRHRLLAGLFERATDVEQGFLRAVLVGDLRQGALDAVVADAVARAAGVPAAAVRRALMFRGSARAVAAAALTGGVPALARFRLEVGRPVRPMLAASAPEVGAALERITGPAALEWKLDGIRLQVHRDGGEVAAFTRSLDDITARVPEVVEAALALPVRSAVLDGEAIALGADGRPRPFQETAARTAARRDPDRLRAEVPLSAHFFDLLHLDGEDLVDRPGRERWAALSGAVPAELRVPHTETGDHDEALAFFRAALARGHEGVLVKDPDAGYQAGRRGAGWIKVKPRHTLDLVVLAAEWGSGRRRGFLSNLHLGARAGGEAGLGPWVMLGKTFKGLTDETLAWQTGALLAREVERDARAVRVRPELVVEIAFDGVQRSPRYPAGLALRFARVVRYRPDKAAAEADTVAAVREIAAAEGL, from the coding sequence ATGCTGCTGCGGCACCTGGCCCTGACCTCCCGCGCCGTGGCGGCCGAGCCCGGGCGACGGGCCAAGACCGACCTGCTCGCGGAGTGCCTGCGCGACCTCGGCCCGGAGGAGGCCCCGGCAGCGGTCGTGCTGCTCTCCGGCGAGTCCCAGCGGCTGCGGACCGGCATCGGACCGGCCGCCCTGCGGGACCTGCCGCCGCCCGCCGCCGAACCGGTGCTCGGGGTGCGGCAGACGGAGCGGATCCTGGAGGAGATCGCGGCCGTGCACGGCGCCGGAGCGCAGGCCGGACGGCACCGGCTGCTGGCCGGACTGTTCGAGCGGGCCACCGACGTCGAGCAGGGATTCCTGCGCGCGGTCCTGGTCGGCGACCTGCGCCAGGGTGCGCTGGACGCGGTGGTGGCCGACGCGGTGGCGCGGGCCGCCGGCGTCCCGGCGGCAGCGGTGCGCCGGGCACTGATGTTCCGCGGCTCGGCGCGGGCCGTCGCGGCGGCGGCGCTGACGGGCGGCGTCCCGGCGCTGGCCCGGTTCCGGCTGGAGGTGGGCCGCCCGGTCCGGCCGATGCTGGCGGCCTCGGCACCGGAGGTCGGGGCGGCGCTGGAGCGGATCACCGGTCCGGCCGCGCTGGAGTGGAAGCTGGACGGCATCCGGCTCCAGGTGCACCGGGACGGCGGCGAGGTCGCGGCGTTCACCCGTTCGCTGGACGACATCACCGCCCGGGTCCCCGAGGTGGTGGAGGCCGCCCTGGCCCTGCCGGTCCGGTCGGCGGTGCTGGACGGGGAGGCCATCGCGCTCGGCGCGGACGGGCGTCCGCGCCCCTTCCAGGAGACCGCCGCCCGGACCGCCGCCCGCCGCGATCCGGACCGGCTGCGCGCCGAAGTCCCGCTCAGCGCGCACTTCTTCGACCTGCTGCACCTGGACGGCGAGGACCTGGTGGACCGGCCGGGCCGGGAGCGCTGGGCCGCGCTGTCCGGGGCCGTCCCGGCGGAGCTGCGGGTGCCGCACACCGAGACCGGCGACCACGACGAGGCACTGGCCTTCTTCCGGGCCGCCCTCGCGCGCGGACACGAGGGGGTCCTGGTCAAGGATCCGGACGCCGGCTACCAGGCGGGCCGGCGCGGCGCCGGATGGATCAAGGTCAAGCCGCGGCACACCCTGGACCTGGTGGTGCTCGCCGCCGAATGGGGCAGCGGGCGGCGGCGCGGCTTCCTCAGCAACCTGCACCTGGGTGCCCGGGCCGGGGGCGAGGCCGGTCTGGGCCCGTGGGTGATGCTCGGCAAGACGTTCAAGGGACTCACCGACGAGACGCTCGCCTGGCAGACCGGGGCCCTGCTGGCCCGCGAGGTCGAGCGGGACGCCCGGGCGGTGCGGGTGCGGCCGGAACTGGTGGTGGAGATCGCCTTCGACGGCGTGCAGCGCAGCCCCCGCTACCCGGCCGGGCTGGCGCTGCGCTTCGCACGGGTGGTGCGCTACCGGCCCGACAAGGCCGCGGCCGAGGCGGACACCGTGGCCGCCGTCCGGGAGATCGCGGCAGCTGAGGGACTGTGA